Genomic segment of Clostridium sp. Marseille-P299:
TTGACTCACTAAATTATAAGGCGATTACTAGAGTTGTAAGTGATTATCGTGAAGAAGTATACAATGGTCTTGAGAAAAGATTAAAGGTTTTAAACGCCGAAGGTATCTATAAAATACTTATGGAAGAAGAGATACCGTATGCTGATTTTGTGAAATTAACCACAGAATTTTTATCGGATGACCATGTATTTTGGAAGAAAAGAAGAAGCGAAGAACCTGCTGAGGGAAATGCGGATGCGAGTGAGGATCAGCAAGGTTCTAATGGTAATGAAAACAATAAAGAAGAGAGTAATGAATCTAAGAATGGTTCGGAGAATAATTCCAAGAATAGTTCAGAAAATGATTCGAAGGATAATTCCGAGAACAATTCAAAGAATGGCTTAGAAAATGATTCGAAGAATGATTCGGAGAATAATTCCAAGAATAGCTCAGAAAATGATTCTAAGGATAATTCCGAGAGCAATTCTAAAAACAGCTCAGTAAATGATTCGAATAAAGATTCCGAGAACAATTCAAAGAATGGCTCAAATAATGATTCAAAAAATGGTTCAAATAACAATTCCAAGAATGGTTCTTTGAATCATGATAAAAACGATTCTATAAATAACCAAAAGATTAACCCAAAGAATAATCCTAAGGATAATTCTTTGAGTAACATAAATAATGAATCCAGTGTTAATAAAAACAATTCACATAACGAAGAGTTAACGAAGAATTTAGAAGATAACGAATTACAAAAAAGATTAGAAAATCAAAGAAAGCAAGAAAAATTAAAAGAGTGGAGTAAGATTGGAGAAAAAATGAAAACCAATCTAGAAACATTTTCATTTAAAAATGGAAGTGAAGCTCTAAACTTACAAAAAGCCTTAAATGTTGAATTAAGACAACGTTATGATTATAAGAGTTTTTTAAGAAAATTTGCAGTACAAAAAGAAGTAATGCAAGTAGATACGGATTCATTTGATTATGGCTTTTATAATTATGGAATTCAGACTTATGGGAATATGCCATTGATGGAACACTTAGAATATAAAGAAGTAGAAAAAATTGAGGAATTTGTAATTGCAATTGATACCTCTGGTTCTTGTTCTGGAGAAGTAGTACAAAAATTTTTAGAACAAACCTATTCCGTACTTAGGACGACTGAAAGTTTTCTAAAAAAAGTGCAAATCCATATAATTCAATGCGATATGGAGATTAAAGACGATACCATAATTCGAAACATTGAAGAATTTGAAACATATATGAAAGATTTTACGTTTCAAGGCTTTGGTGGTACGGATTTCCGACCAGTGTTTGAATATGTTGATCAGCTTATAAAAGCTAAGCAAATCAAACAATTAAAGGGTATGCTTTATTTTACAGATGGATTTGGCACTTATCCAACAAAGCGACCAAATTATGATGTTGCATTTATATTTTTAAAAGATGATTATTCGGATGCAAATGTACCATCATGGGCGATGAAATTAATATTAAGTACAGAAGATATAATGACATATAACTAACCCATTACTCTAGTTAGAAAGAGGTTAACAAATGAATATTAAAAGAGTGAAAGATGAAATTAAAAATACAATTCAGGCTTATCTTTTAAAAGATGCCTATGGTGAATATAAAATTCCGACAGTAAGACAAAGACCTATTTTTTTAATTGGTCCTCCAGGGATTGGTAAAACTGCAATTATGGAACAAGTTGCAAGAGAATGCAATATTGGTCTTGTTTCATATACGATAACACATCATACGAGACAAAGTGCCATTGGATTACCACTTATTGAGAAAAAAGATTTTGGTGGTAAAGAATACTCCATCACTGAGTATACAATGAGTGAAATTATCGCTTCGGTATATAACAAAATTGAAGAAACTAAACTTACCGAAGGAATTTTATTTATCGATGAAATCAACTGCGTATCAGAGACATTAGCTCCAACGATGCTTCAGTTTTTACAGGGAAAATCCTTTGGTAGCCATAAAGTCCCTAAAGGATGGATTATCGTAGCAGCTGGAAATCCACCAGAATACAATAAATCCGTTCGTGAATTTGATATCGTAACCCTAGACCGTGTGAAAAAAATAGATGTTAGTGTTGATTTTTCAGTATGGAAAGAATATGCATACAAGCAAGGAATCCATGGTGCAATTCTTTCTTATCTTGAGATTAAAAAAGAGAATTTTTATGTGATAGAGACAACCATTGATGGTGCAAGATTTGTAACAGCAAGAGGGTGGGAGGATTT
This window contains:
- a CDS encoding vWA domain-containing protein; amino-acid sequence: MGNDVKEKLTQIGTRILVNARNELYLSMRFLDVALNALSYEFNLTTFFVGTDGVNIYYNPRFLMERYETQPLLINRAYLHMILHCIFRHMYEAEDKEEEEWNLACDIATEYIIDSLNYKAITRVVSDYREEVYNGLEKRLKVLNAEGIYKILMEEEIPYADFVKLTTEFLSDDHVFWKKRRSEEPAEGNADASEDQQGSNGNENNKEESNESKNGSENNSKNSSENDSKDNSENNSKNGLENDSKNDSENNSKNSSENDSKDNSESNSKNSSVNDSNKDSENNSKNGSNNDSKNGSNNNSKNGSLNHDKNDSINNQKINPKNNPKDNSLSNINNESSVNKNNSHNEELTKNLEDNELQKRLENQRKQEKLKEWSKIGEKMKTNLETFSFKNGSEALNLQKALNVELRQRYDYKSFLRKFAVQKEVMQVDTDSFDYGFYNYGIQTYGNMPLMEHLEYKEVEKIEEFVIAIDTSGSCSGEVVQKFLEQTYSVLRTTESFLKKVQIHIIQCDMEIKDDTIIRNIEEFETYMKDFTFQGFGGTDFRPVFEYVDQLIKAKQIKQLKGMLYFTDGFGTYPTKRPNYDVAFIFLKDDYSDANVPSWAMKLILSTEDIMTYN